A window of Gasterosteus aculeatus chromosome 9, fGasAcu3.hap1.1, whole genome shotgun sequence contains these coding sequences:
- the ankrd49 gene encoding ankyrin repeat domain-containing protein 49: MEFPEHFNQLELLDTHGHLIPRGASSLWTEEEEEEVEEEEEEEEEEEEGCRGKDWYLEKEETLKDEPKLLILWAAQNSRLATVHRLVTADPSLVHCCDEDGYTPLHRAAYSGHVDVVSALIAAGSRVDPRTADGWTPLHSACRWSRVAVASFLLQHGAELNAQTNGGLTPLHLAASDTTPLRTDSPRTLELLLAQRRLKPGLRSGSGETASEVSWRTGPHHALFEMVEDCVTVVPFDS; the protein is encoded by the exons ATGGAGTTTccagaacatttcaaccagctGGAGCTCCTGGATACACATGGACACCTGATCCCCAGAGGGGCGAGCAGCCTGtggaccgaggaggaggaggaggaggtcgaggaggaggaggaggaggaggaggaggaggaggagggatgccGCGGCAAGGACTGGTAtctggaaaaagaagaaactctTAAAGACGAACCAAAGCTGCTGATCCTGTGGGCGGCACAGAACAGCCGT ctcGCAACAGTCCACAGGTTGGTCACCGCTGATCCCTCGCTGGTGCACTGCTGCGATGAGGACGGCTACACTCCACTGCATCGCGCGGCGTACAGCGGCCATGTCGATGTGGTTTCTGCCTTGATCGCCGCCGGGTCCCGGGTCGACCCTCGCACCGCCGACGGCTGGACGCCGCTTCACAGCGCCTGCCGCTGGAGCCGAGTCGCCGTGGCGAGCTTCCTCCTGCAGCACGGAGCCGAACTGAACGCCCAGACCAACGGTGGACTCACGCCGCTGCACCTGGCCGCCTCCGACACCACCCCCCTCAGAACAGACTCTCCGCGCACGTTGGAGCTCCTCCTCGCCCAGCGGCGCCTGAAGCCAGGGCTCCGCAGCGGCAGCGGGGAGACGGCCAGCGAGGTGTCCTGGCGTACCGGCCCACACCACGCCCTGTTTGAGATGGTAGAGGACTGTGTCACAGTGGTGCCCTTTGATTCCTGA
- the gpr83 gene encoding G-protein coupled receptor 83, whose protein sequence is MRAPCAWFCALLWIGSAAAAVAAGRKVNDSSLLGEETFPLTAHLRNGSGRAGNRTSGFLLLDFDEGMLEDWRSLASKKRRGGESQDGGVKALLVAAYSLIIVISLFGNTLVCHVVVKNKRNLSATSLFIMNLAVADIFITVLNTPFTLVRFVNSTWVFGRTMCHISRFVQYCSLHVSTLTLTAIALDRRQVILHPLRPRMSLTQGGVWVAVVWMMASCFSLPHAIYQKLLTFMYSKEKERSFCIPDFPEPAEVYWKYIDLLTFILLYMLPLLIITASYTTVACRLWSHNTIGDTTTAQHAAQRRKRRRTLAMLLLVVGVFAVCWFPLNCYVVLLSSQAIHSSNALYFCFHWLAMSSTCYNPFIYCCLNPAFRAELRLLFDICRRKRRAAAAAVELEPELRPVAPPRHRTAWPDDHEAPGPRPALSRTGPASSQPSHTTSSHSHNLKDTHVLFTARQVLSGKIDILSVEPIVAVS, encoded by the exons ATGAGAGCGCCGTGCGCTTGGTTTTGCGCGCTGCTCTGGATCGGCagcgctgctgcagcggtaGCGGCGGGACGCAAAGTCAACGACTCTTCACTTCTGGGAGAGGAGACGTTTCCCCTCACGGCGCATTTGCGCAACGGTTCGGGGCGGGCGGGTAACCGTACTTCAGGGTTCCTCCTGTTGGACTTCGACGAGGGGATGCTGGAGGACTGGCGCTCTCTGGCCAGCAAGAAGCGCCGCGGCGGGGAGTCGCAGGACGGCGGCGTCAAGGCGCTGCTGGTGGCCGCCTACTCCCTCATCATTGTCATCTCCTTGTTCGGGAACACCCTGGTGTGCCACGTGGTGGTCAAAAACAAGCGCAACTTGTCCGCCACCAGCTTGTTCATCATGAACCTCGCTGTGGCTGATATCTTCATCACCGTCCTCAATACTCCGTTCACCCTG GTCCGGTTTGTGAACAGCACCTGGGTGTTTGGGAGGACAATGTGTCACATCAGTCGCTTTGTACAGTACTGCTCGCTGCACGTCTCTACTCTCACCCTCACCGCCATCGCCCTGGACCGCCGGCAG GTGATTTTGCACCCTTTGAGACCTCGCATGTCCCTGACACAAGGCGGTGTTTGGGTTGCTGTTGTATGGATGATGGCTAGCTGCTTCTCCCTCCCGCATGCGATCTATCAAAAACTCCTGACTTTTATGTACAG CAAGGAAAAAGAGCGCAGTTTTTGTATCCCAGACTTCCCAGAGCCCGCAGAGGTCTACTGGAAGTATATTGACCTCCTGACCTTCATATTGCTTTACATGCTGCCACTCCTCATCATCACCGCCTCCTACACCACAGTGGCCTGTCGGCTGTGGAGCCACAACACCATCGGTGACACCACAACGGCGCAGCACGCTGCGCAGAGGAGAAAGCGGCGGCGGACGTTGGCCATGTTGCTGCTGGTGGTCGGGGTGTTTGCAGTCTGCTGGTTCCCCCTCAACTGCTACGTGGTGCTGCTGTCCAGCCAGGCCATCCACTCCTCTAACGCCCTGTACTTCTGCTTCCACTGGCTGGCCATGAGCTCCACTTGCTACAACCCTTTCATCTACTGCTGTCTGAATCCAGCCTTCCGCGCCGAGCTGAGGCTCCTCTTCGACATCTGCAGGAGGAAGCgaagggcggcggcggcggcggtcgaGCTGGAGCCAGAGCTGCGGCCAGTAGCTCCTCCCCGTCACAGGACCGCCTGGCCCGACGACCACGAGGCACCGGGGCCGAGGCCCGCTTTGTCCCGCACGGGGCCTGCCTCCTCGCAGCCGAGTCACACCACCTCCAGTCACTCCCACAACCTTAAAGATACACATGTTCTCTTCACGGCCAGACAGGTCCTCAGCGGGAAAATTGACATCCTCTCGGTGGAACCCATCGTGGCTGTCAGCTGA